A single window of Cytobacillus dafuensis DNA harbors:
- a CDS encoding Cfr family 23S rRNA (adenine(2503)-C(8))-methyltransferase, producing the protein MQLRQINKYRRIKEFLREHNYPNFRMKQILNAIFKERINKFNEINVLPKSLREILVKEFGDSILDVVPLKEQHSEQVTKVLFEISGNEKIETVNMKYKAGWESFCISSQCGCNFGCKFCATGDIGLKRNLTSDEITDQILHFYLQGHSIDSISFMGMGEALSNVQVFDALDVLTDPTMFALSPRRLSISTIGIIPSIKKMTLNYPQVNLTFSLHSPFNEQRSKLMPINDRYPLLDVMETLDEHIRITSRKVYIAYIMLPGVNDSIDHAKEVVSLLKGRYKEGRLYHVNLIRYNPTVSSPLRFGDVDEGHVVNFYKKLKSSGINVTIRSQFGIDIDAACGQLYGNYQKSNKQ; encoded by the coding sequence ATGCAATTAAGACAAATTAATAAATATAGAAGAATAAAAGAATTCTTAAGGGAACATAATTACCCTAATTTTAGAATGAAACAAATATTGAATGCCATTTTTAAAGAAAGAATAAATAAATTCAACGAAATTAATGTACTTCCAAAATCGTTAAGAGAAATTTTAGTTAAGGAATTTGGAGATTCTATTTTAGATGTTGTTCCTTTAAAGGAACAACATTCTGAGCAAGTCACTAAAGTATTATTTGAAATTTCAGGAAATGAAAAAATAGAAACGGTAAATATGAAATATAAAGCTGGGTGGGAATCATTTTGTATATCTTCTCAGTGTGGATGTAATTTTGGGTGTAAATTTTGTGCAACAGGTGACATTGGATTAAAAAGAAATTTGACTTCAGATGAAATAACTGACCAAATCCTCCATTTTTACTTACAAGGTCATTCAATTGATAGTATTTCTTTTATGGGGATGGGAGAGGCGTTATCCAATGTACAGGTTTTTGATGCCTTAGATGTACTTACTGATCCTACGATGTTTGCTTTAAGCCCTCGTAGGTTATCTATTTCAACTATTGGTATTATACCAAGTATAAAAAAAATGACTCTGAATTATCCACAAGTCAATTTGACGTTTTCGTTACATTCTCCTTTTAATGAACAACGAAGTAAATTGATGCCGATTAATGATAGGTATCCATTATTAGATGTAATGGAGACATTAGATGAGCATATACGAATAACATCAAGAAAAGTATATATTGCTTATATTATGTTACCTGGTGTGAATGATTCTATTGACCATGCTAAAGAAGTAGTAAGTCTATTAAAAGGTCGATATAAAGAAGGACGTTTATATCATGTAAATTTAATCAGATATAACCCAACCGTCAGTTCTCCTTTAAGGTTCGGTGATGTTGATGAAGGTCATGTTGTTAATTTTTACAAAAAATTAAAGTCATCAGGTATTAATGTGACCATTAGAAGTCAATTTGGAATTGATATAGATGCTGCTTGTGGTCAATTGTATGGGAATTATCAAAAGAGCAACAAGCAGTAA
- a CDS encoding glycoside hydrolase family 25 protein, which translates to MIFENIDVKKRKRKIFVYSIFFFIGIIFLTILLWYQGIIIPNASSAKHYPVKGVDVSSYQGEIEWAQIQEQDLKFAFIKATEGSTFVDKYFEKNWKSAENTTLRIGAYHFFSYDSEGKSQAQNFIKTVPISEQALPPVIDVEFYGDKGKNPPYRSQVEKELHTLVKMLEEHYGKRVILYTTRKAYDLYIKNSFEQCDIWIRDVFTKPSLPDKRKWTFWQYTDREQLYGYNGEEKYIDVNVFYGSEKEFIEYGN; encoded by the coding sequence ATGATATTTGAAAATATAGATGTAAAAAAGAGAAAACGAAAAATATTTGTTTATTCTATCTTTTTTTTTATAGGTATAATATTCTTGACCATTTTATTGTGGTATCAAGGTATCATTATTCCTAATGCTTCCAGTGCAAAACATTATCCTGTGAAAGGTGTAGATGTTTCATCTTATCAAGGTGAAATAGAATGGGCACAAATTCAGGAACAAGACTTAAAATTTGCCTTTATTAAAGCCACAGAGGGGAGCACTTTTGTCGATAAATATTTTGAAAAGAATTGGAAAAGTGCAGAAAATACTACCCTACGGATTGGAGCCTACCACTTTTTTAGCTATGATAGTGAGGGCAAATCTCAAGCTCAGAATTTTATTAAAACAGTGCCAATTAGTGAACAAGCATTACCACCAGTAATTGATGTTGAGTTTTATGGTGATAAAGGAAAAAATCCTCCTTATCGTAGTCAAGTAGAAAAAGAGCTTCATACATTGGTGAAAATGCTTGAAGAACATTATGGAAAACGTGTAATTCTTTACACTACGCGAAAGGCTTATGATCTGTATATAAAAAATAGTTTTGAACAATGCGACATATGGATAAGGGATGTTTTTACCAAACCCTCGTTACCAGATAAACGAAAGTGGACATTTTGGCAGTACACAGACCGAGAACAATTATATGGATATAATGGAGAAGAAAAGTACATAGATGTAAATGTTTTTTATGGTAGTGAAAAGGAATTTATAGAGTACGGAAATTAA